A region of the Parafrankia discariae genome:
GGCGTCCAGCGCCCTGTGAATGATCTTTATCGAGTCGTCGTGGTCCTGGTTACCCCAGGCCCCGAACATCATCGCACCCAGGCAGAGCGGGGAGACCCGCACGCCGGTGCGGCCGAGTACGCGGTAGTCCATGTGCGCTAAGCATGTGCCAGAGAGCAACCTGGCGCAATCCCTGCCGCGGGACCCCCGCCTTCTCGACCCTCCTCCCGTCGAAGCACATCGGCTGAGCATCTCGCGCGCGGTCAGTCGTTTCGCATCACGGTGGTGAAGCGCTGCGCCACGTCGACGAGCTCGCTGCCGGGGGCGTCGCCGAGCAGCTCCGCCATGAGCGCGACGTCCTTGAGGAGCGTCACGTAGACCCTCGAGTCGGCCATGGCCCGCAGGGACTCGGCCCGCAGCCGGACCGACGAGCCGAGGCACGCCGAGCTGCTCGTCATCAGGATCGCCGCGAGGCCCTCGGGGTCGACGCCCAGGGACCGCCCGGCGCGCACCGCGTCGTCGGCGAGCGCGATCTGCGCGGACAGCAGGGTGTTGTTGATCAGCTTCGCCTTCGAGCCCGCCCCGACCCCGCCGAGGTGCACAGTGTGATCGGAGAGCGTCGAGAGCAGGTCGGTGACCTCGGCGAGGGTCTCGGCGTCGCCCCCGACCATGATGGTCAACGTGCCGTCGAGGGCCCGTTGCGCACCGCCGCTCACCGGTGCGTCCAGCACGCGCAGGCCATGCCCGGCCGCCCGCGCGGCGATCTTCTGTACCTGGTCGGGCGCCACCGTGGCGTGCACGAGCACGACGGCTCCGGGACGCAGGCCCTCGACCAGGCCGGCGGGCCCGAACATGACCTCCTCGACCCCCGCCGCGTCGAACACGCAGACGCCGACCGCGTCCAGCCCACCGCCCATCTCCGCCGGCGTCGCCGCGACGGTGACATCGGTGCCCGCGAACGGTTCCAGCGACGCCGCCCGGCGGGCCCAGACGGTGAGGTCGTGGCCCCCGGCCCGGATCCGCTGCGCCATCGGCAGGCCCATGCTGCCCAGCCCGATGAATCCCACCTTCACAGTGCCCTCCAGGCTTTGCGATCCCCACCCACCGCGGGGCGTCCCTACGCGATCGCGGGCACGATTTCCTCGGCTACCCACTGGGTGTAGTCGAAGTATTCCTCAATGTGGTTCACGCTGGGAATCGGCACCGAGCTCATCGTCACACCCAGCTCCTTGAACCAGCCGAGCCGATCGATGATCTCCTGCTTGGTCATGCCGGCCCGGGCCCGCGGGTCCTGCCTGACGACATGGCCGTCACCGACCCGCGAAGTGGCGAAGCCGTAGAACACCTCGGTGAGCCGGCCACTGTAATCGGGCTGCGACCTGATGTACTCGATCTTCGCCGGGATGTCCTCGGGCCGGGTGAGGAACGGCCACCAGCCCGAGGCGTAGCGGGCGGTACGCCGCAGCACCGGATCAGCGTCACCACCGAACCACACCGGCGGGTGCGGCCTCTGGACGGGCTTGGGCTCGAAGGCGACGTCCCGGAAGGAGACGTACTTCCCTTCGAATTCGGGTTCCTCCTTGGTCCAGAGCTCGATGATGGCCTGGATGTACTCCTCGCTGATCGCCCCGCGCTCGTGGAAGGGAACACCCAGGGTTTCGAACTCCTCTTCCAACCAGCCGACCCCGAAGGTGACGGTGACCCGGCCACTCGACAGCCAGTCGATGGTCGAGAGGGCCTTGGCGGTGACGGCTGGATGCTGTAATGGAAGGATCGCGATGCACGAGTTGACCCGGATCCTTTCCGTGGCCCCGGCCAGATAGGCCATCGCCGGGTACGCGCTGAAGTAGTGCGGCCCCGAGAGCTCGACATGGGACTTCGGTATCACGTGGTGTTCGGGCACACTTATCATGGCGTAGCCGAGCTGCTCGGC
Encoded here:
- a CDS encoding NAD(P)-dependent oxidoreductase; this translates as MKVGFIGLGSMGLPMAQRIRAGGHDLTVWARRAASLEPFAGTDVTVAATPAEMGGGLDAVGVCVFDAAGVEEVMFGPAGLVEGLRPGAVVLVHATVAPDQVQKIAARAAGHGLRVLDAPVSGGAQRALDGTLTIMVGGDAETLAEVTDLLSTLSDHTVHLGGVGAGSKAKLINNTLLSAQIALADDAVRAGRSLGVDPEGLAAILMTSSSACLGSSVRLRAESLRAMADSRVYVTLLKDVALMAELLGDAPGSELVDVAQRFTTVMRND
- a CDS encoding TIGR03619 family F420-dependent LLM class oxidoreductase, with product MKLGFSLPHMLRLKATCQPWEAAVTGADQRRLAKWAEQLGYAMISVPEHHVIPKSHVELSGPHYFSAYPAMAYLAGATERIRVNSCIAILPLQHPAVTAKALSTIDWLSSGRVTVTFGVGWLEEEFETLGVPFHERGAISEEYIQAIIELWTKEEPEFEGKYVSFRDVAFEPKPVQRPHPPVWFGGDADPVLRRTARYASGWWPFLTRPEDIPAKIEYIRSQPDYSGRLTEVFYGFATSRVGDGHVVRQDPRARAGMTKQEIIDRLGWFKELGVTMSSVPIPSVNHIEEYFDYTQWVAEEIVPAIA